In the genome of Bosea sp. BIWAKO-01, the window GAACAGGTGCGCGAGCCCTTCGACGTGCATGGGTTCGGCGAGCCGAAGGAGCGTGAGGCGCTGGCTTTCGCGTTGCTGCAATCAGTCGGCCTGCGCGCCGACCAGGGCCGGCGCTACCCGCATGAACTCTCCGGCGGACAACGCCAGCGCGCCGTGATCGCGCGCGCGCTCGCCACCAAGCCCGACCTCCTGGTCTGCGATGAGCCGGTCTCGGCGCTCGACGTCTCGATTCAGGCGCAGGTGATCAATCTCCTGGTCGATATCCAGGAGGAACTCGGCCTCGGTCTGCTCTTCATCAGCCATGATCTCAAGGTGATCAGGCAGGTCAGCCATCGCGTCGCGGTGATGTATCTCGGCCGGATCGTCGAAGAGGGAGAGGCCGATCTGCTGCTCTCCAATCCGGCGCATCCCTATACGGAGGCACTCGTCTCGGCCGCACCGGTGCCGGGCCGCCGCGCACGCCCCCGGATCGTTCTGCAGGGCGACCCGCCGAACCCGGCGGCGCGCCCCTCCGGATGCGCCTTCCATCCCCGCTGCCATGCGGCGCGCGAGCGCTGCATGGTCGAGAGCCCGTTGCTGAAGCCGATGCCGGATGGCCGGCTTGCTGCCTGCCATGTTGCCCATGACCAGGCCAATTTCCTGAAGGCTGCGAGCTGATGCTGCGTTTCTTCTTTCTGCGTCTCGGGCGCGCGGCGCTGACTGTCGCCCTCGTCGTGACCTTCGCCTTCGTGGTGCTGAGACTTTCCGGCGATCCGGCTCTGATCATCATGAGCGTGGATGCTCCGCCTGAGGCCATCGCCGCCTTCCGCAAGGCCTGGGGCCTCGATGATCCGATCTGGCTGCAATATCTCCGCTATTTCTCGGCGATCGGGCAGGGCGAGCTTGGCCAGTCGATGCGCGACGGTCGGCCGGCTCTCGAACTCGTCGCCGAACGCATCCCGGCCACGCTGGCGCTGACCCTGCCGGCGCTGGCCCTCAAGCTCGGCATCGGCATCCCTGCCGGCATTTATGCCTCCCTGCACCGCGACAGCCTGATCGACCGCATCGTCATGGTCACGGCAGTCGCTGGCTTCACAGTGCCGAGCTTCGTGCTCGGCCTGGTCCTGGTGCTGATCTTCTCGGTCCAGCTCGGCTGGCTGCCCTCCGGCGGCCAGGAGAGCTGGCGCCACGCCATCCTGCCGGTGCTGACGCTCGGTATCGGCGGCGCGGCAGTCCTTGCCCGCTTCACCCGCAGCGCCATGCTCGAGGTGCTCGGCCAATCCTATATCCGTACGGCCAGCGCCAAGGGCGTGCCGTGGCCGGCCGTGGTGCGCGGCCACGCGCTGCCCAATGCGGCAGTCCCGACGGTCACCATCGTCGGCTTCATGGTCGGCAGCCTGATCGCCGGCGCGGTGGTGGTCGAGAGCGTGTTCTCCTGGCCGGGCGTCGGGCGGCTGCTGGTGGTGTCGGTCGCCAATCGCGATCTTGCCATCGTGCAGTGCATCCTCCTCCTGGTCGCAATCACCATGGTCAGCGCCAATCTGATCGTCGATCTGCTTTACGGCGTGCTCGATCCACGCCTGCGCAGCGGCGCCAAGGCGGGAGCGCATTGAGATGGCCGATATCACAGCCGTCGGCGCCACCCCTGCCTCCGTCGACAAGGCTGCTCCGCAGCGGAAGAGCCGCATCCCGCTGCTGGTCTGGTTCGGGCTGATCTGGATCGGCTTCATCCTGATCGTGGCGCTGACGGCGGACTGGATCACGCCCTATCGCTTCACGGCCTACGACCTGCGCAATCGGCTTTCGCCGCCCGGCCATGTGCTGCACTGGCTCGGCACGGACGAACTCGGCCGCGATGTGCTCTCGCGCCTGATCGTTTCGATCCGCATCTCGCTGCTGGTCGCCTTCGGTGCGACCGTGATCTCGGCGGTGTTCGGCACGGTGATGGGCTTTCTCGCTGCGCATTTCCGCGGCTGGGTCGAGCAGTTCGTGCTGATGCTGGCCGATTTCCAGGCAGCCATGCCTTTCCTGATCCTGGCGCTCTCGGTGCTTGCCTTCTTCGGCAATGCGCTGCCGCTCTTCATCGGGCTGATGGGGCTCTATGGCTGGGAGCGCTATGCCCGTATCTCGCGCGGCCTGGCGATCTCGGCAGGCGCGCAGGGCTATGCCGGGGCGGTACGCCAGATCGGGGCAAGCCCAGCGCGCGTCTACCTGCGCCATATCCTGCCGAACATCGCCTCGACGCTGATCGTCTCGATGACGCTGACCTTTCCCGAAGTCATCCTGCTCGAGAGCGGGTTGTCCTTTCTGGGGCTCGGTGTTCAGCCACCGATGACGAGCCTCGGCAACATGGTCGGCTATGGTCGCGAATATCTGACCCGTGCCCCCTGGATCATGCTCGCGCCAGCCGGCACCATCGTGTTGACGACGCTGGCGGTGAGTCTCGTCGGCGACTGGCTGCGCGACCGGCTCGATCCGACCCTGCGCTGATCCTGGAGAGACAACATGCATTCCAATGGCGTCCGCGGTTTCGGCATCACGGCTCCGCGCCCGAAGAGCGACCTTTCCGATTTCGCCGCGATCCTCGACAAGATCGAGACGCTCGGTGTCGAGTCCACGGAGTTGCCGATCTTCGACATGGACCTGATCATCGGGGGGCGCATCCGCCGTCCGCATCTCGATCTGCTCAAGCGGGCCTGTTCCGGGCGCAAGCTCGCCTATTCCGCGCATGGTCCGTTGGCGATCAATTTCTTCGACGATCCCGCGCGGCTGCCGCGCCATTTCGAGGTGCTCAAGGCCTCGCTCGAGGTCGCAGCCGAGGTTGGCGCCGTGCATTACGTCATGCATTCCGGCGTCATGCCGGCCCAGCCCGGCGAGGTGGTCGAGGCTGCCTATGATCGCCAGCGCGAATGGCTGTCGAGGGCCGGGGATGTGGCGCGCGAGTTCGGGTTGCTGCTTTGCGTCGAGACCATGTTCGGCGGCCACCATGGCAGGATGCATGCCTCGATGCCGTCGCGGCTCGCCGAGGAACTCACAAAGATCGGCCATTCCCATGTCTGGGCGACGCTCGACTTCAGCCATTCCTATTTGCGCACGGGCTATTTCGGCGGCGACTATCTCTCAGAGATCAAGGCGCTTGCCCCTCTCGCCAAGCATCTGCATGTGCACGACTCCTTCGGCCGGGCTGACGCGATCGAGACCTACAGCCTGAGCGAGAAGCTCGCCTTCGGACATGGTGACCTGCACCTGCCGGTCGGTTGGGGCGATATTCCCTGGCAGGAGCTGATGGAGGCCTGTGTCTTCCCGGACGGCGTCCTCTTCAACATCGAGCTCAATCCTCGCTTCTGGTACGCGGCCGATGAGTGCGTGGCTGCAACACGGGCGCTTGCGGTGCAGGCGCTGACCAGTGGCCTGAGGAAGAGCGCATGAGCGATCCCGCCAAGGCCGCAGCCGCCCGCGTCGTCATCTGCGTCTTCGATGGCCTGCGTCCCGACTTCATCCGGCCGGAGTTGATGCCGAATCTGGCGCGTTTTACAGGGCAGGGCACCTGGTTCCGCGAGGCGCGCAGCGTCTTTCCGTCGATGACGCGCGTGGCCACCACGTCGATCGCAACCGGCGCGCCGCCAAAGGTGCACGGCGTCGTCGGCAACGCCTTCCTGTTTCCCGAGGTGACTCTCGAGCATGCGCTCGACATGAGCCGCGCCGACGATATCGCGCTGGCGGAGGCTGCGACCGGTGGAGGCCTGGTCGAGGCGGAGAGCTTCGGCGATGTGCTGGCGAAGGCCGGCAAGCGGCTCGCCGTGGTCCATACCGGCTCGGCCGGCTCTGCCTATCTGATCAATCCGCGTGCCAGGGCCAACGGCCACTGGACCTTCTCGATCCTCGGCCGCGAGCACAGCCAGACGCCGGAAGCGGTGGACGAAGTCGTCGCGCGCTTCGGGGCGCTGCCGCCGCGCAGCCTGCCGCGCTTCGAGGAAATCGACTACGCGGAACGGGTGCTGCGCGAGCATGTGTTGGCCGAGATGAAGCCCGACGTCGCGCTGATCTGGTTCAATGAGCCCGACACCTCCTTCCATTACCGCTTTCTCGGCTCGCCCGAGACGCTTTCGGTGCTCAGACATGTCGATGCCGCCTTCGGCAGGCTGCTGGAATGGATCGAGGGGCAGCCCGATGCCGAGCGCTATGCCGTCATCGCGGCCTCGGATCACGGCCAGATCTCGACCAAGGGCGAGCTCGCTCTCTCCGAGTTGCTGCGTGGGCAAGGCCATGCCGGTCGCCGTGCCGCCGAGCGGACGCTGGCCGGCGCCAGCTTCTCGATGACCGGCGGCAATATGGGGGAGATCCGCATCCTCGAGGGAGGAGCGACCCGGCGCGACGCGATTGCCGCCTGGCTCCGGGAGCAGGACTTCCTGGGCATGCTCTTCTCGAAGGCCCGCAACGAGGTTGAGGGCGAGGGCGAGGGAAGTTTTGCGCTCTCGCTGGTCGATCTCGACCATGCTCGCCAGCCCGATCTCATCTACGTCCTGCGCTCCGGCGACGAGCCGGACAGCTATGGCAATCCCGGGCTCGGGCTCCTGACCAAGTTCGATGTGCCGGTCGGCGGCGGCATGCATGGCGGACTCAACCGGCACGAACTCAACACCGTTCTGGCCGTCCGCGGTGGCGGCTTCGAGCCCGGGGTGAAGGATGTCCGCGCCTGCGGCATCATCGATATCGGCCCGACCGTGCTCGGCCTGCTCGGCCTTTCACCGGCACGGACGATGCTGGGCCGGAATCTGGCGCTGCCGGCGAGCGAGCAGCGGACCCGTTCGTTCGAGACCGGCGCCTGCGGGTTTCGTCAGCGCCTCGAACGCGCAGACCGCGAGGGATCGCGCATCATCCTCTCCGGCGCGCGAGGCTGACTTTGGGGCGGGAGCGCTTACCGCGCCTGTCCGAAGTGGATCGACGCTGAACGTAGAGCATCGGAGTCTTCCAAGCCGCTTCATTGTCGCCGGACCAGGTCTGAACGTCGTGCGCAATGCCCGCCCACCGCCCTGACTGATGACAGATGGGCGTTTCCCGGGGGCGTGGGAGGCCTGCGTCTCGAAGGAAAGCTTCGTCATCAGAATCGGTTGCGCCGGGCGGCCAAGGCTTTGCGCGAAGGGGCGGCCGTCTCCGGCGCAGATCGCGTCCTCATCGCAGTTCTCGAGTTCGTTGTTGCCGCTCCGCATCGAGGTAATGCCATCGTCGAGCGGCGCGGTCCTCGGACCGTTCGCCTACCCGCCAGGATTGCCATCTCGTCAGCATCGACGGGAGCTCGCTCAATCGCTGCTATGGCGACGAGATCCTGCACAGTCTGCAAGCGATCTGGAGGGGAGAAGCCGCAGGGGATCGCCTCCTGCCGCATGAGTTCGGGGACCTTGCGGGAGAACGGCGCCCGGCTGGGGGAAGCATCGGCCCCTCAGCTCGCATGGCCATAGGCATCGGCGGCGTCATCCGCGCCAGCGTCATCTGCCCCGGCATCCTCTGCCCGCCGTTCGTCATGAGCGGAGATCCAGGTGGAAAGCCCGGGCAGGACGTCGCCGGACGCCGCGAGTTGGCGCAATGTCGCCCGTACGGCGTGACGCGCAAACCGATCCTGCGGGGCAGGAACGGTCGAGGGGGCGGCTCCTGCAGCAATGGCGGCGAGCACGCTCTGCTTCAGCCGGACCAGTTCGGCATCGCCATAGCGCACCAGCAGGTCCTGGAACTGCTCCTGGACGGTCGCATCGAAAGGCGTCGGCCGGCCCATCGCATCCTTGACCGGATGCGCCGGCACGAGATGAGCACAGGGCACGAGGCCCGCCGGGACGAGCTCCGTGGCGGCATGCGTCCGGCCGGAGCGCATCAGCTTGGGCAGGACATGGGTATGGGGCCCCTCGGGGCTCTTGCCATCTGCCGGAGGGATTGGCTGGTAGACTTCGCAACGGCCGAAGCGCGTGATGAAGACGCGATGCGGCCCGGCTGCGACGATCGCAGCCATGGCGGCGTTGCCGGCCTCGAAAAGCGGGCGGCCGCATGCGGCACGCAAGGCGTCGATCAGCGCCGGAGCGCTGGTTCGGATGCAGATATCGACCTGCAAGGTATCGAGGCCCATGTCGAAGAGGAGGCCCTCGCGATCCTGCTCGCGCAGCGCGTCGCCGTCGGGGCCGAGTTCGGTCAAGGCCGTGCGCCGGTTCATCGCGCAGGCGGTCTGCGGCAGGCAGAGCGCGATACGGTGGTTCCAGCCCTGGCCGGTCGCGGATTCTGACGCGAAGGGCGTCACGCCGGTCAGGTCGCCGAAGCCAATGCCGCCGCGCGCAGTCGTGGCCGCAAGGAGATGAGTCTTATCAGTATGCTCAACAGGTTCGTTCGAATCGCGCATGAACTCGGCAATGGCGCCAAAGGTACCGAGATTCCACTGGGAGGCGGGGTCGGCGAGATGGGCGCGCAGGAGCGCGCGAATGTCGTCAGGGGCTGTCATGTCACGACTGTTCCGATGTGAGGCGCCGCCAGGGCAGCAGGTATGGTGCGCCGACTTCCGAGCCGCGGGCCGCGGTGATGCCGAAGACAGCAGCAAGATTGGCGTCGTTGAGGACGGTTGCGGGAGAACCATCGGCAATGAGCCTGCCGCGATCGAGCAGGATGAGACGATCGCAGAAACGCGCGGCCAGGGTCAGGTCATGCAGGATGACCGCCACGCCGGTGCCGCCGGCAGCGGTCCGGCGCAGAAGCTCCATGACTTCGAGCTGGTGCAGCGGGTCGAGCGCGGCGAGAGGTTCGTCGGCGAGCAGGATCGACGCCTCGACGGCGAGCGCGCGGGCCAGCAGCACGCGCATGCGCTCTCCGCCCGAGAGGGTCTCGACTGTCCTGTCGGCAAACGCGGTGGCGTCGGCCGCTGCCATGGCGCGCGCAACTGCGGCGCGATCGGCCTCGTTCTCCCCGGCAAAGGGCCGGCGATGCGGCAGTCGGCCAAGTCCGACAAGGGCCTGTGCGCGCATCGACCAGTGCACTGCGCCACCTTGCGCAAGGAAGGCGATGCGCCGCGCCAGTTCCTTGCGCCCGAGGCTCCGAACCGACAAACCATCATAGCGCACCTCGCCGGAATCGGGCGCAACGAGATCGGTGAGCACGCGCAGCAAGGTCGTCTTGCCGGCGCCGTTGGGGCCGATCAGCCCGACCATTTCGCCTGCCGAGAGCGCGATATCGATATCGCGCAGGATCGGCTTCCCACCGAGCGCGAGCGAGATCCCCGAGGCTTCGATCTTCATCAGACGTCCCGCCGCAGGCGATGGATCAGGTGGAACAGGAAGGGTGCTCCGATCAGCGCGGTGACCACGCCGAGCTTCAGCTCGGGTCGGATCGGGGCGAGGCGCAGCGCGGTATCGGCGGCGAGCGTCAGGATTGCTCCGCCGAAGCCGCTGACGAGCAGCAGCCGGCCCGGCCGGTTGCCGACCAGCGGACGCAGCAGATGCGGCACGACGAGGCCGACGAAGCCGATCGCACCGGTGACCGCGACCGCGCTGCCGACGGCGAGCGCGGCTCCGCCGATCAGCCGGGCGCGCAGCCAGGTCAGGTCGAAGCCGAGGCTCTTAGCCGTGTCCTCGCCGAGGGTGAGGGCGTCGAGGGCAGGCGCCGTCGAAAGCAGCAGCAGCCAGCCGAGGAGCATCGGTGGCAGCACGAGCCAGACATGGAGCAGGCTGCGGTCCGCGAGCGAGCCCATCAGCCAGAATACGATTTCCAGTGCGGCGTAGGGATTTGGCGCGAGGTTGAGCGCAAGCGCGGTCATCGCACCGGCGAAGCTGTTGATCGCGACACCGGCGAGGATCAGCGTCATCGTTCCGGCGCCGCGCCCCAGGAAGGCGTAGAGCAGAAGCGTCGCCATTGCGGCGCCGGCCATGCCGCCCAAGGGGAGGGCGAGCGCCATCGTCGCTGACAAGCCGCTGTAAAAGACCACGACTGCGCCGAAGGCGGCGGCGCTCGAAATTCCGAGGATTCCGGGTTCGGCAAGGGGATTGCGCAGCAGGCCCTGCATGGCGGCGCCCGCAAGCCCGAGACTGAAACCGACAAGCGCGCCGAGCAGCGCGCGCGGCAGGCGGAGTTCGACAAGGACGAGCGCCGGCAGGGTCTTCCGCCCGGCAAGGGCGTCGGCGAGGGCGGCCTTGATGTCGAGCGGAGCATAACCCACGGCCATCGAAACGAGCATCATGGCCAGCATCAACAGGGCCAGCACGAGAATGAGCCGCGCCAGCTTCGGCGTCGTAGCCCGCAACCTGTCCTGAACCGCCAGTGTCATGAGCGCGATCCTTGCCTGCGGGAGGCGGCAAGCAACTCGATCGCATCGAGCACGGCCGGTCCGGCGCAGGTCCAGAGTTTCGAGGGGAGGGCGACGAGCCTGACCCGCTCGCCGAGCTTCGCCAGGAGCGGATGATGAAGGATCTCATGGGCGAGCGAGGGCGGCCCGCCCGGCGTGGTGTTGAGGATCAGCATGTCGGCCTGCCCGAGTGCGACCGTCTCCAGCGCGATCTGGCCGTAGTTGTCGACGCCGAGTTCGGCGGCGAGATTGGTCAGGCCGGCGCGGGTCAGGATCTCGTCCACCAGGGAGCCGCGCCCGACCGTGAAGCCGTTCGGCCGTAGGACCAGCGCCCTGGGATGGCCGGCGATTGGGCTCGCCGCGAGTGCCTCGAGGCGTTGGTCTATCGCAGCGATCAGGGCCGCGCCGCGTTCCGCCTCGCCGAGCAGGGCCGCCATCTCGGCGATCTGGGCACGCATTTCAGCGAGATTGCGCGGCACCCCGAACTCGCGGACCGGTACGCCCGCCTTCTTCAGCAACGCGACGGTGCTGCGCGTCGTATAGGCGCCGGCGATGATCAGGTCCGGCTTGTAGCTCAGCACCTCCTCCACGAGGCCGTGATTGGCCGGAATGGTCCTGGCAATCTCGGCCATGTTGGCGTTGCGCGGGTCCTGCGAGAGCCAGGTGATCGAGGCGATGCGGTCGCGCTCGGCGAGCCGAAGCACCAGTTCGTCCGTGCACATGTTCAGCGAGACGATGCGGGATGGCTTGGCCGGCGTTTCGGCGGCCGTCAGGCCGCCGAAACCGAGAAAGAGGCCAAGCGCCAGAACGGCGCTG includes:
- a CDS encoding ABC transporter ATP-binding protein translates to MSAPLLQTRNVTRCYGMRKGLLGRSVEVRAVDGVSLTVERGRTLGLVGESGSGKSTTGRLALGLEMPDAGDVLFNGAPMPATDTLAWRQMRARMQMIYQDPLGALDRRLQIVEQVREPFDVHGFGEPKEREALAFALLQSVGLRADQGRRYPHELSGGQRQRAVIARALATKPDLLVCDEPVSALDVSIQAQVINLLVDIQEELGLGLLFISHDLKVIRQVSHRVAVMYLGRIVEEGEADLLLSNPAHPYTEALVSAAPVPGRRARPRIVLQGDPPNPAARPSGCAFHPRCHAARERCMVESPLLKPMPDGRLAACHVAHDQANFLKAAS
- a CDS encoding ABC transporter permease; the protein is MLRFFFLRLGRAALTVALVVTFAFVVLRLSGDPALIIMSVDAPPEAIAAFRKAWGLDDPIWLQYLRYFSAIGQGELGQSMRDGRPALELVAERIPATLALTLPALALKLGIGIPAGIYASLHRDSLIDRIVMVTAVAGFTVPSFVLGLVLVLIFSVQLGWLPSGGQESWRHAILPVLTLGIGGAAVLARFTRSAMLEVLGQSYIRTASAKGVPWPAVVRGHALPNAAVPTVTIVGFMVGSLIAGAVVVESVFSWPGVGRLLVVSVANRDLAIVQCILLLVAITMVSANLIVDLLYGVLDPRLRSGAKAGAH
- a CDS encoding ABC transporter permease, which encodes MADITAVGATPASVDKAAPQRKSRIPLLVWFGLIWIGFILIVALTADWITPYRFTAYDLRNRLSPPGHVLHWLGTDELGRDVLSRLIVSIRISLLVAFGATVISAVFGTVMGFLAAHFRGWVEQFVLMLADFQAAMPFLILALSVLAFFGNALPLFIGLMGLYGWERYARISRGLAISAGAQGYAGAVRQIGASPARVYLRHILPNIASTLIVSMTLTFPEVILLESGLSFLGLGVQPPMTSLGNMVGYGREYLTRAPWIMLAPAGTIVLTTLAVSLVGDWLRDRLDPTLR
- a CDS encoding sugar phosphate isomerase/epimerase translates to MHSNGVRGFGITAPRPKSDLSDFAAILDKIETLGVESTELPIFDMDLIIGGRIRRPHLDLLKRACSGRKLAYSAHGPLAINFFDDPARLPRHFEVLKASLEVAAEVGAVHYVMHSGVMPAQPGEVVEAAYDRQREWLSRAGDVAREFGLLLCVETMFGGHHGRMHASMPSRLAEELTKIGHSHVWATLDFSHSYLRTGYFGGDYLSEIKALAPLAKHLHVHDSFGRADAIETYSLSEKLAFGHGDLHLPVGWGDIPWQELMEACVFPDGVLFNIELNPRFWYAADECVAATRALAVQALTSGLRKSA
- a CDS encoding alkaline phosphatase family protein, yielding MSDPAKAAAARVVICVFDGLRPDFIRPELMPNLARFTGQGTWFREARSVFPSMTRVATTSIATGAPPKVHGVVGNAFLFPEVTLEHALDMSRADDIALAEAATGGGLVEAESFGDVLAKAGKRLAVVHTGSAGSAYLINPRARANGHWTFSILGREHSQTPEAVDEVVARFGALPPRSLPRFEEIDYAERVLREHVLAEMKPDVALIWFNEPDTSFHYRFLGSPETLSVLRHVDAAFGRLLEWIEGQPDAERYAVIAASDHGQISTKGELALSELLRGQGHAGRRAAERTLAGASFSMTGGNMGEIRILEGGATRRDAIAAWLREQDFLGMLFSKARNEVEGEGEGSFALSLVDLDHARQPDLIYVLRSGDEPDSYGNPGLGLLTKFDVPVGGGMHGGLNRHELNTVLAVRGGGFEPGVKDVRACGIIDIGPTVLGLLGLSPARTMLGRNLALPASEQRTRSFETGACGFRQRLERADREGSRIILSGARG
- a CDS encoding ABC transporter ATP-binding protein, with product MKIEASGISLALGGKPILRDIDIALSAGEMVGLIGPNGAGKTTLLRVLTDLVAPDSGEVRYDGLSVRSLGRKELARRIAFLAQGGAVHWSMRAQALVGLGRLPHRRPFAGENEADRAAVARAMAAADATAFADRTVETLSGGERMRVLLARALAVEASILLADEPLAALDPLHQLEVMELLRRTAAGGTGVAVILHDLTLAARFCDRLILLDRGRLIADGSPATVLNDANLAAVFGITAARGSEVGAPYLLPWRRLTSEQS
- a CDS encoding iron ABC transporter permease, producing the protein MTLAVQDRLRATTPKLARLILVLALLMLAMMLVSMAVGYAPLDIKAALADALAGRKTLPALVLVELRLPRALLGALVGFSLGLAGAAMQGLLRNPLAEPGILGISSAAAFGAVVVFYSGLSATMALALPLGGMAGAAMATLLLYAFLGRGAGTMTLILAGVAINSFAGAMTALALNLAPNPYAALEIVFWLMGSLADRSLLHVWLVLPPMLLGWLLLLSTAPALDALTLGEDTAKSLGFDLTWLRARLIGGAALAVGSAVAVTGAIGFVGLVVPHLLRPLVGNRPGRLLLVSGFGGAILTLAADTALRLAPIRPELKLGVVTALIGAPFLFHLIHRLRRDV
- a CDS encoding ABC transporter substrate-binding protein — encoded protein: MTGSAVLALGLFLGFGGLTAAETPAKPSRIVSLNMCTDELVLRLAERDRIASITWLSQDPRNANMAEIARTIPANHGLVEEVLSYKPDLIIAGAYTTRSTVALLKKAGVPVREFGVPRNLAEMRAQIAEMAALLGEAERGAALIAAIDQRLEALAASPIAGHPRALVLRPNGFTVGRGSLVDEILTRAGLTNLAAELGVDNYGQIALETVALGQADMLILNTTPGGPPSLAHEILHHPLLAKLGERVRLVALPSKLWTCAGPAVLDAIELLAASRRQGSRS